A genomic stretch from Mus pahari chromosome 6, PAHARI_EIJ_v1.1, whole genome shotgun sequence includes:
- the Rnf223 gene encoding RING finger protein 223: MSSGQRVWRTAMPPYRQNSSTASVPRSPGSGGSPKSPSTPGSVKVASPLECSICFSGYDNIFKTPKELSCSHVFCLECLARLAAAQPAGRPGREAVPCPFCRQPTTVPVAGAPALRTSRQLQAKLPVHLQKEEPVWLEGTKLCCRPLPTTSDQEDSGFVCVDVGLSKPAEPTLPAPVQDPAPNPGWLARCWARFRDWRRVALVSVLLLVLFCVILWPVQCALKTGNLRCINRPPAATATATATTDDALSFGVLANN; the protein is encoded by the coding sequence ATGTCATCAGGCCAACGGGTGTGGCGTACAGCTATGCCACCCTACCGCCAGAACAGCTCCACAGCCTCAGTGCCCAGGTCCCCTGGCTCGGGTGGCAGCCCCAAGTCCCCCAGTACTCCTGGCTCAGTGAAGGTGGCCTCCCCATTGGAGTGTTCCATCTGCTTCTCAGGCTATGACAACATTTTCAAGACGCCCAAAGAGCTTTCCTGCTCTCATGTCTTCTGTCTTGAGTGCTTGGCAAGGCTGGCAGCTGCCCAGCCTGCAGGCCGTCCTGGCAGAGAAGCCGTGCCCTGTCCATTCTGCCGACAACCCACAACTGTGCCTGTCGCTGGGGCTCCTGCACTGCGCACCAGCCGTCAGCTACAGGCCAAGCTGCCAGTACACCTACAGAAAGAGGAGCCTGTGTGGCTTGAGGGCACCAAACTGTGTTGCCGCCCCTTGCCCACCACTTCTGACCAAGAGGAcagtggctttgtgtgtgtggacGTAGGCCTGAGCAAACCAGCTGAGCCCACCCTACCTGCACCTGTCCAAGACCCTGCGCCCaatccaggctggctggcccGCTGTTGGGCACGCTTTAGGGACTGGCGTCGTGTAGCACTGGTTTCTGTGCTGTTGCTAGTGCTATTTTGTGTGATACTCTGGCCTGTGCAGTGTGCACTCAAAACTGGAAATCTGCGTTGCATTAACCGACCACCTGCAGCCACTGCCACCGCCACTGCCACCACCGATGATGCCCTCTCCTTTGGGGTCTTAGCCAACAACTAG